The following DNA comes from Triticum aestivum cultivar Chinese Spring chromosome 3D, IWGSC CS RefSeq v2.1, whole genome shotgun sequence.
CCTCAACACCGGGCACCTCGACTCGACAttgaccacggctacaccaccctattctctcggctacatcgacatcggcacaaagggctaccgcctttcttgagcaacctcgtcggttttcacaCTCCAGCCACAACTTccacgatgcatcgaccgttacgactgtggggggatgCCCATCGGCttaccttcggattcttctccggtctcaccgtctgcgtcactACCATTGTGACTACGGGGGATGTTGAGTATTATGATTAGTTAGGAAATataagatagactaggatttgttctgctTTTTCTTGTACTTCAAGTTAATTATGTACTCTATATATATGTACACGAGGCTCAAACAATAACTAATCGATTCCACCAAacctctctatcccttctaacagAAACCTCTACCGAATACTTATAAATCAACAATATACCTCTTGTGATATACATTACAACATACATTTTGTCAGTCAAATTTACGTTCAAAAGATGACATGTATTACAGGGGATCAATAAATCCGGACTGAGGTAGTACACGTCATCGGTGATAGCAGTCTTATTTTAACACGGTTCTACTAATACTCTCTACATCTCAAAATAAGCGTCTCAACTTTTTACTAACTTTAGTATATAAAATTGTATTAAAGTTAAgatacttattttgagacggaggaagtAATAACATCACTACCACACACGGTCCTGATTTAATTTCTGCACTGTATAATTCCGAGATCGGATCTGCATCTGTCCAGCAGATGTTGTGTCCCTGGCCAGTGGCCACGTCCCAGACATCGGCCGGTCTATTTCGCACGGCAAGTGCGTGTCTGTCTCATCTTGTCTCATCGTCTCGTGGTTGTTATCCGGCGACGCATCATGGTCTCACTCGTCTGCTACACCGCGCCCAGTCCCAGATGCGAATCCGGGTTAGTGATTCTATGTGCATGTGTGATCAGGGAAGGGAAGTGAAGGACGGGATCGTATGCCAAGTCGCAAGCGTCTGATTATTTACACTCTTCTGGTGTATTCACGTGTAATACATTCATACTCCATGGATACAAAAGGATAGTACTAGACATCCTCAGAATTATCTGTATGCATTTTATTTTTTTAGAGGTGAAGAGTCCTCCCAACCCTAGCTACCCCTCCTCctccctagccgcctctcctcctccctagccgcccctcctcctcttcccttcctcgccgccgcctgaggcagccgccgggcaagcccggggcgccaaggatggtggcggcggggcctcggttgcccGGCCTCTGTGTGGGGAACCccggatctggagcggcggctTTATTGGCAAGGCACGGCCGGCTAGCAGCCGTGTGGGCGGTGGATCTGGCGtcccggccgcgcgggcggcgggatccggtggtcgttggcggccggcggcggtTTCTGCGGTGGCCGGTGCGCGCGatctggcgcctcccctcctcctctgttTGGCGTGCGGGCCAACCTCGTCGGGCCGCGCTTCCTTGGGTCGTCGTTTCTGTATAGGAGGCGCTAGTGGTGGCGGGGATCTAGTTCGGGAGAAATCCCTGGTCGGCTATGGCCGGCCGCGTCGAAGGCGACGCCTGAGGGcgtcgttcccctccttggaggcgtcggtatggactgatcccctcacttccccttcccctaggtctcccgggcgaaagccctaactttgttgggcggcgacggcgctcacggcgccgttcccttcttgaaggcgccgctttgggaaccttggggctgggtggcgcttgtgggtggtgggcgacggcggtggtgcggccctatcctagcatggatctgcatccgttgcttggagatggactcacgtaggtggaggtcgtcgtttggcgtcatggtggcgtcgatggcggaggcacctaccaaggttggcacctcaatcagctctgaagatggactagtgaaagatggcggcgacgacacatgtgagtgcgtcagaccggtttgtgccccggacccggtatgtggctcggtcggggcctctggctttagatgttaggcttaggtgagaggtctgggtatttggcccagtttgcaccccttcatcatatggattggagtagcggcagatgttgccaagatggcggattcggacatattgttgtactactttgtaaggtcctcaagaataatcaataaaatgactatatgcatctcccagatgcagaggccgggggtcatcctccttttctaaaaaatatgTATGCATTCTTTTTGCGAGAATGTCTGTATGCATTCACGCGTAATacattctttttttttgcgggttaaTACATGCATATTCCCGTCTTTTCTTCTCTAGAAAATATATTGAAGTGTAGTACATATATGACTCACAGAACACAAAATATGGGGTTCAAATGATGATTGCCAAGTACTACAGACATATTCCAGTGAATACACCAGGATTATTGTTGTACACACATAATAGACATCATGTGATCATCAGAATTATATGTATGCCGCACTGGTCTTCAAAGCTCTTTATTAAGATCTGTAACGTCGGCTACTTTGCGATGCCTAATCTGTTGTTCTTGCTCTGGAAAATCTTTTCCATTTAACAACGACAAACACATATATCTGATCATACAGCTTGTCAAAGAGGCGGAAATAAGCAATCCTCCATGCTTTCATGAATAGAAGGGTGAAGAGCGCCAACCAAAGGCCCAGAATCAGACCCAGAACAAGCCCAAATCTAAAAGACATTGGCTCAAAACCATGGCCAGTTCTGTTCTGATCATCTTGCGTTGATGTACCATTTGTCGAGCAATTCTTCTGAAGAGGAGGTCCGCAAAGCCCACTGTTGCCATCGTATATAGATGGGTGCTCCTGGTACAGGGTGTCAAGCTGTGAGCCTGGTGGTATTCTTCCTGTAAGATTGTTTTCAGATAGGTTCAAGAAGCTTAAGTATGTTATCTTTGACAAGCTTGAAGGGATCTCGCCAGAGAGCATGTTCTTTGAGAGGTCGAGTGACTCAAGTGACTGTATGGCCCCAATATTTTCTGGGATTTTACCGCTCAGGCGATTCCAAGACACATTTATGTTTAGCAGTGCGTCAAGAGAAGCAATTTCCTCTGGAATTATCCCAGTTAACCCGTTGAATGATAAGTCAATGCTCACCATATCCGAAATTCCTACACCATACTTGAGTTCTTGCCCCTTGGTGACAGCGGACAAGCTATTTCCACCTTCACCCGCCGCATTTGCATACGCCTGATAAGGAAACAAACCAATCCTTACCGCTATCCGTGTCATTGCTGTTAGGTTTGAGATACCCAGTGGGATGGATCCGGATATATTATTTCCTGCTAGATTCAAATGATGAAGGAACTTGAGTTTTGTGATGATGACCGGGATCTTCCCAGAGAACATGTTATAACTCAACCGTACAAATTGCAGTTGCACCAAGTTGCCAATCCACGTCGGCAATGTTCCGGATAAGTTATTCCATGCAAGATCCAAGAAACCCAAGTTTTTGCAGCTCTGTACAAATGGTGGGAATGGTCCAGAGAAGCTATTGTTACTTAACAGCAGGTACCTCAAGGATTCCATTCTAGAACATGAATGTAGTTCTCCAACGAGAAGGTTGTTTGCTAAGTCTAAGACTATCAACTTCTGTGAATGGCAGATTGATTCGGGAAGATGACCCACGATGCCATTCGAGAACATAAGCAACGTTTCTAGTCCTGGAGCTCCAAGGTTGGATGGGAAAGGCCCTGATAAAGAGTTCATGGAGATATCCAAGTAGATGATATTCCTTGGTAGACTTGGTATGGGCCCAGTAAGTCTATTGGAATCGAGAAAGAATTGTGTCAATGACATGTCCTCCATATTTTCCGGCAATTCGCCATATATTGAATTGTTGAAAATATCCAGAAAATCCATTGCTGAAAATGCAGTGGTGAACCAGTCCGGAAGCTTATCAGTTATACCTGAGCTTGAGATGTCAAGGTAAGTAAGATTCACCTGCCACTGGAGCCAGGCAGGGAAAAGGGGACCCATAATGCACAACGAAAAATTTGCATCTCTAAGCTTGAAGGGAGTCTTCCATTCTGAATCCACGTGAATCTTGAGTAGGGGATTCTGCGATAGGTCCAATGTCTCTAAACTGgccatttcagcaaagtgctcctCCGTGAGCAAACCATGAAGATCATTGAGACTAATGTCCAGGTAAGTTAGATTAGCGAGCATACCAAGCTGAGGCGGGACATGTCCAGTGAGGTAGTTGCCACGAAGGTCTAGAGTGCTTAATCTAGCAAAGTGTCCTATTCCTGCAGGTATGTTACCAACAAGGAGATTGCAGGACAGCACAAGGGTGCTCAAACCAGCAAAATATCCTTCCCCTGTGGGTACTGATCCAGTGAGTTTATTGTAAGCTATGTGAAGAGTGTCCAAGCTAGTAAGATTTCCCATGGACAACGGTATCGATCCTCCGGTGAGGTTGTTGTAAGAGAGATCAAGAACTTGCAACCCACCAGTCAGGTGCCTCAAACTCTTGTAATTTGCCAAGGTTCCAACCATACACCATTGTTTGCTAGGTACAATTGTTGCAACATGTTGGATGGGCATCCCTGCGGCAGGCTTTCCATCAGCTTGCCCATGTCCTGGCCGCCTACGAGGCTCGACTCCAGGTCTAAGTACCTCAGGTTGCAGAGGTTTCTCAAGCTTCTTGGCATGGTAGCCATGTTTCCATTATATGAGAAATCAAGAATCTCAAGGGACGCCATGGCGTCCAGTGCATCAGGGAGCTGCCCGGACAGGAAGGTTTCCATGAGGTTGATGTGAGTGAGGCTTGTCACGTTCCAGAACCAGGAGGATGCGGCCGGGTGGTTGAGGCGGTTCATGGAGAGATCCAGCTCCTCAAGATTTGTGAGGTTACACAAGCCTGCCGCCGGAAGTTGCCACTGGTTCGTGCTTGGAAGCGAGCAGGAAGAGAGATGGAGGGTTCTGAGTGAAGGGAGCATGCTCACCGCCCGAGGCCAGTCCATTGCTCTGCTCATGTCGATCGAGCTCAGGCTGAGGTGCCGCAGCGATGGCAGACGCGCCAGCCACGAGAGGTCTGACGAGCGCAGGAGCTGCGTGCCGAAGTCGCTTGAGAGGTCAAGGGAGCGCAGCCTCGAGAGGTTTCCCAGCTgcggcgggacctcgccggagaaGTAGATGCCGGAGAGGTTGAGGTAGCGCAGGCTCCGGAGGCCGCCCAAGAAGGCCGGTAGGGCGGCGTCGGGGGAGCCCTCGAGGTACTTCCGGCTGAGGTCCAGGTGCCGCAGCCGcgagagggagaggagcgaggggcttATCCGGCCGGCGAGCGCCCCCTCGTAGTTCCCTCTGTCGTCGAGCTCGGCCCCGCCCGGCGCGTCCCGGAGGCTGAGCGCGAGCACGCGGCCCGTCCGGTTGCTGCACCGGACATACCGCCATTGGCAGCTGTCTGATCCTCGTCGCCAGGAGGCGAGGAGTCCCCCCGGGGTCGCTGGTGACGCCGTCCTTGAAGGCTAGCAGCGCGTCCCGCTCCTCAGGCACGCAGATCGGCCGTCTGACCGGCACGGCGTGCGTGGCCACTGGCCAGGGCCAGGGAGAGGACGACGACGGTGAGTAAGAATTTGGTGGCGGCGAGGTGGGTGGAAGTGGCCCGCATGGCGACCGGACTCCGGAGCATTAGCGAGTAGATGAGCTTGGTCGATCGGTGGTGGTAGAGATGGAAATGTGGTGTGGCGCGCGCTTATGATGGAGACCAATTTCTTAGCTAGTGCGGACGTGCAGCCATCGTGAAGCCGCACTTTGACTTTGCCGGACCGGTGAACCCATGGCGGACTGGTACAAGGGGTCGCCATGGTCTCTGCTCTCTCCTAAGCCGCCGGTCTCCCACTAACTAACTAGTGCGGGCAGATTGTCCAGTCCTACTTATAACGATTGTGGAAAATGAATCCTCTCACGTCAGAGGTCTATCTCGTACGGCAGGTACGCGTCTCGCCTCGTCTCGGCGATGCATCACAGTCTATAATCTGTTATGCAAACTCCTGATTCGCATGCACTTGTAATCAGGGAAGTGAAGGACATCACGACAAAGGCGATCGAGACCACAGCACAACTAGGTCGGAAGCTGTCTCGGGGAGCTCGGGAAGGAACTAAAAAGCAAAATCTACTTTTTAAATACAGCAAAACTTGCAAAATAACACAAAAGTCAGGATGGCCGAGTGGTCTAAGGCGCCAGACTCAAGTTCTGGTCCTCTTACGAGGGCGTGGGTTCAAACCCCACTTCTGACATTcttattttttattccctttttttggGCTTTACACAACCTAGAGATTCACTATCTCTATACATTTTTTTGGATCTTTCAGACTTTCATTTCAGCTTAAAGGCATGTCACACAGAGCAAAAAAATTTGTGGAACTTTCAGCCTTTCatttttttattccctttttttggGCTTTACACAACCTAGAGATTCACTATCTCTATACATTTTTTTGGATCTTTCAGACTTTCATTTCAGCTTAAAGGCATGTCACACAGAGCAAAAAAATTTGTGGAACTTTCAGCCTTTCATTTCAGCTTAAAGGCATGTCACACAGAGCAAATTTTTTTGTGGAACTTTCAGCCTTTCATTTCAGCTTAAAGGCATGTCACACAGAGCAATACTGCACATTGAGATTAGCGATACACTCTATGACAGGACAAGATCCCTAGTCATGCCTAACACGTACACAAGTGAAAATACAAGCTCCGGCATTATGAAGGTTGTAACCATCTTCAGCTTGCCTATGGGCACCCTTGTTGCTTGACCGACTAATCCTGAATACTCTAGGATCAGCTTCCTTAGTGTGCTTGATGAAAGCATTAAGACTATCCCTAATGGTCCAGTGGCCAGGGTAATTTTCAGGGTATCGCCTTGCCGCAGCTTCTGCCAGAACTGGGTTATCTCTTAAGAATTGGGCCTACGAAGATTAAGCGCCTTGGCAATTTGGGCACCCAATTCCAAAGCTCTAGCTTCAGTCTGGATAACAGAAGAAGCCGTAGATGCTGCAGCAATGAAAATCGCCTCATGTTGCCCTCTCGCATGTTTGTAGACAAAGACGCATATACCTTCATGTTGTTATAACCCTGCATAATTAGAGTTACCAGACAAAGAAATATCTTTCCAAGCAGCATCAGTAAAGACATTTGGCCACTCCTTGAATCCGTTCATCTCAATCTGCAAATAAAACCTCACTGGTTCAGACTCCTCTTTTTCCTCCCTGAGATCTGTACTCCAGTTCTTGCTCTTTCAACATAGCCTTGGCTGTATTGATAACCTGCAACTCTTCCCACTCTCTGTTGTTGAAAGCGACATCATTCTTGCCTTCCAAATGCTCCATAAAATAAGAAATATGATAACCAAAGAGTTTGATCTTGATAAGTTGTTGATATAGTGTTAATGACTTCAGGAATAAGATTTTGATCGGTGGAAAGCAAGTAGGCAATTCTAATAGCAAGGGGAGATACAAACCAAAATGCTCTAACAAATTCCCAGGAAAAGAACAAATGAATATCATCCTCTAGCTGCTCACATCTTTTACAGAAAGGTTGAATATGAGATGATCTTGAAGGAGCTATAGGAAGAGCCTGTCGAAGTAACCTCCACGCAAAGGTCTGAACTCTCGGAGGCAAAAATTTATCCTTCTAGATAACATGTAATAGATTCTTTGTAGTGCCTGTAAAACTAGTATTTTGAATTTGAATGTTAGGTGGGCAAACAGGCCCAAAATTATGGTACGCACTTTTAGTAATGCTAACACCTGCAGCGTTATGCTTTCAAATGAGTCTATCACTAGAATCATAATCATAGATAGGAACACGAGATATTAAGCTTGCATTATGAGTACCAAATAAACTTTGAATGAGAGGAATATTCCAAATAAACCATCTCTATACATTGTTTTGCCATTGCCATAATAGAGATGATAATGTTGCGATTGGCAGATTATCTAATATGTTGGGGTTTGGGATCAACTCCCAAGCACGTTGTATGTGCTGCCCAATTTAACTTTTAAAGACATCAAAGCTGTCAGATATGCCTAGGTGATATGGGATTTCGGTGGTACGATTGCATTCCACCTGAAACGCAAAACTGTTTCACGGACTGAGCAAAAGAAGGGACAAATATCAATACCGAAGATTTCCtgcttaagggcatctccaacgctgactcTTAAATTGCACATCGTATCCGTCCGTAGACCGGTGGGGACCAGTCCGCGACACTGATTCCGGAGCCTGCCATCCAACCCTGTATCTCAAATATCCTTCTCTGTTAAACTTAATCCATGCTCGGCTAAATAACCTTCCGCCAAACATGTCAAAATAACCATGCGATTCTCGTAACAAATAACAACGATGATTTAGTAGCCCTTTGTTTGGGGAAGGCTACTAAACGATGTTCTAGCATAGCTTCCACCAAATGCTTCAACATTTGAACCGGCTTCCGCCAAATGAAGCACGAACTAGTAGCTTGCttaagtatttgaactagcttccgCCAAATGAAGCAAGTAGCTTCGGCCAAATGAACTAGTAGCCAGCCTGCTTGCTTCTACCAAAtgagcatttgaaaaaaaatgaaggAAAAAATTGTGAAACAAAGTGATTAGTGGCTTTCGCCAAACGCCAAGCATGCTAATCCTTCCATCAAACCGCAGCAGCGGCCTTCCGCCATCCGGACCGAGAGGAGAGGGGTACATGGTGGTTTTTTATTCGCCATATGGATGTCCGGACTCCTGCAAAGTCCTCTTTGGTTTGCTTCCGGTTTGCGGGAAAACGGACGTCCGGACACGTCGACGAACTAATGGGTTACCGTGTGGATGGCAAATTGTATCCGGACATGTCGATCTGAACGGATGCGGACGGTTCGAGGGTccgctttggagatgccctaagcaacATTGTTCTCACTTTGATTCTTTTTGAGCATTTTTCAAGCAACAATTTATTGCTTTTGTTTTTTCAAAGCTGCAGAATCTCGGATCTACTTCACGACGAAACCTAATTCCCTCACAAACTGCATAGCCCATACAAATTGCAGGCAAACCTCTCTGCCTGAATATGATGCCAACTTCGTTTGTCAAAACCCAGCAAAAATAAACATAAACCCTGGAAAAAATACTCGCTTGTCATGCGATGAGCTTTGCAAAGGGCATGTAGTCAGAAACATCATCCATATAGTAAGTTCATTACTCACGCGTGTGCACGCTAGGTGCCTAGGTCTGGCACAGAACTCCCCTCCCTCCAGTGGAATTTGGTAGTAGGCATATCAAAGCCCAGTGTTTGGTCTCATAGCATGTGAGAAGAGCGATGTAAACTAGATTTATAAATACCCTTTACTTTCTATAAATATTACCAAGAGATGTGGTTTTATTGTTCCTCGATTGGATAAATGTAACTTCCTTCTATCCTTGAATGAGCCCACTAATTTGAGAGCAGGTATGAGTTTCACCGGACATCATGTTGCCGATGACTTTTCTTTTAAAGTGTGCTACTCTTGCCCAGCTTGCCCAAGGTAAGTTAAGTGTAGTGTGCATCCAATGCATGAACTCTGTCAGGATATGATTATTTTTAAACCTCGAGATTTTGATCCCAGGTCTCTTTCTTAAAACAAATCTGCAGATAAAGTCCCAAGCCAGTTACCAATAATTCCCACTAGCTTTTTTTATTTTCTAGAATAGATACTATATCAATTCCTTGGATCACCCATTTTGATGCAAGACATAAAGTGCACTAGGCGGAAAGTCAAAACTTATTGTCAAAACTTATCTGGTATGTCTTACCCTACTGCCTCGTGTAATGTGACCCATTAAGGAGCTGGGAAGACATTCATCCACTTGAAAAATGAAATCTTGGAAAACCTCTCTTGGAATAATCGACCCCGACAATGGTAAACCTAAATAGGTTTGGGGGAAAGAAACAACCCTCACATATTTGGGTACGAAAATCAGCATGTAGCCAGAGATACACCATAGGACTACTTCGGTCTCACAACCACACAATTTATTCTCAAGGAGTATGTGTCAGGTTTGTTTCACTCGATAAATACCTAGAGGATAGAATGGTTGATCCATCATGGAGTCATCCCGTGAATATCTAGATTATGGAACACCACTAGGCATATGTAGCAATTTTCATTGCTTTCATGATACTTCATATTCCTAAACTAGGCCTCATGGTCTTCTTTATTTGTTCTCTAATTCCGGCCCTTTGAACCAATGAATGATAGGAGCAGAAGGATGCATGTTGTTGAGGGCGTACATTCTCCTACTTCAGTGGGTGAGAATGGATGTGCCGATACACATATATACATGGATGCAAACATGCACGATATTGAAGGCATGTTTGAAGGTTGGCCCATGGCATTATACTATTTATTATAATTATTTCATGTTAGAAATTACTTTTTGGATACGATCTCATGGTTCATCTTAACTTGTATTAAGTGTGGCTTCTGTGCTTCTATCATGAATGATTGGCACTATCTCGTCCATACATATTGGATGACTCTTCGGTGTATtgtaccagagagagagagagagagagagagagagagagagagaggacttgcTTTTATCTATCCGAACTCACTCGAACTCGGACCACGAAAGGAGACACAAACCACAGTTTTTTTATGCACTATGAATACTCTTGACCAATTCGCACACATGAACACATTATGATTGGCAACTTGCACCTGATGTGTCTCTTGTTTATTCCATTTTTTGGTGACTATAATTCAATGACATGTTGTTGCCTAACctaagaaaaacaagacagatagaCTAGCTATCTTGATCACAACTTGGATACAATGACAGAAATGACCCGAACTATTCCCATGTGGCTTCTACACATACGTGTCTGGATGATTCCTGCAATCACGTCTCGATGAATCCAAACCACATCTTCACATATATTGTTCCATATATTGGTAAGCATATAGCCTCATGCAGGAACTCGAATTAATTAGTGCACATCCATCTTCAGTTGGCCTTCATATTGTTGTCCAGATGCACAAACAACTTTGACATGACTAACATGTACACATACATTTGTGTCATACAAACTCTAACGACACTAAAATAAAGACATATATGTTAACCTTGTTATAACCACTTCATCAGAACAACCATGGGTTATCACCAACCATACCCACCTCGGCAAGATGAAGAAAAGAGAGGAGCTATTGCCGAATGATTCTATCATGGCAATTCAGGTTTCACGCAGAGAACCGAACCGAGAACCATCCGAGCATCTCAGTTGTTCGATTGGGAGCGTCACACCATTTAGTAGCAACCGAAGAATTCTCTAGTGTTCTAAATGGTCACACACTCGTTAGTCGGGGTAGGACTAGGCCACTTACCTCGGTTGTGGCTCGGAAAACTCTGTGTTAAATTGCGCATATGGAATCAACAAGGATTTCCCACATGTATGTTGATGTCCAAGGACAATCCAATGATTCCAAGCACTTTGACATTCGTGGGATCCTTTATCATACTTTTTTTTTAATTTAGATTCTCCACTTTTTAAGAACCACAATCCATCTCTCTCTCTCNNNNNNNNNNNNNNNNNNNNNNNNNNNNNNNNNNNNNNNNNNNNNNNNNNNNNNNNNNNNNNNNNNNNNNNNNNNNNNNNNNNNNNNNNNNNNNNNNNNNNNNNNNNNNNNNNNNNNNNNNNNNNNNNNNNNNNNNNNNNNNNNNNNNNNNNNNNNNNNNNNNNNNNNNNNNNNNNNNNNNNNNNNNNNNNNNNNNNNNNNNNNNNNNNNNNNNNNNNNNNNNNNNNNNNNNNNNNNNNNNNNNNNNNNNNNNNNNNNNNNNNNNNNNNNNNNNNNNNNNNNNNNNNNNNNNNNNNNNNNNNNNNNNNNNNNNNNNNNNNNNNNNNNNNNNNNNNNNNNNNNNNNNNNNNNNNNNNNNNNNNNNNNNNNNNNNNNNNNNNNNNNNNNNNNNNNNNNNNNNNNNNNNNNNNNNNNNNNNNNNNNNNNNNNNNNNNNNAAAGTTAGAAGCCATAAACCTTGTCGTTATCTTGGCGGTCTGACAAACAATATAGATGTTGAGCATTTTTCAAATTTATAATGTTCATGTTATGAAACTGGAATGAAATATTGATGAAACTTTCCGAACCTATTTTTTATCGATAAAATTTCATATGGTTTTCAGTAACCTCATCGTGGTTTCATGATTTCATATAGTTTTGGTTCACGTTTTAGCGGGTTTCAAAATTTTGTATTTAAAACTTGAATAAAACATTCTGAAGTTATATTTTATCCATGCAGGTACCATAAGGTTTCCAACAACTTTCATTGTGGTTTCATGGGTTCATATGGTTTTGGTACGTACTTCGGTGGATTCAGTTTCAATGTAGTTTTTTACTAGCTAGTTTGAGTTTCACTCGGGTTTAC
Coding sequences within:
- the LOC123075255 gene encoding receptor-like protein EIX2 produces the protein MATPCTSPPWVHRSGKVKVRLHDGCTSALAKKLVSIISARHTTFPSLPPPIDQAHLLANAPESGRHAGHFHPPRRHQILTHRRRPLPGPGQWPRTPCRNRTGRVLALSLRDAPGGAELDDRGNYEGALAGRISPSLLSLSRLRHLDLSRKYLEGSPDAALPAFLGGLRSLRYLNLSGIYFSGEVPPQLGNLSRLRSLDLSSDFGTQLLRSSDLSWLARLPSLRHLSLSSIDMSRAMDWPRAVSMLPSLRTLHLSSCSLPSTNQWQLPAAGLCNLTNLEELDLSMNRLNHPAASSWFWNVTSLTHINLMETFLSGQLPDALDAMASLEILDFSYNGNMATMPRSLRNLCNLRYLDLESSLVGGQDMGKLMESLPQGCPSNMLQQLYLANNGIGHFARLSTLDLRGNYLTGHVPPQLGMLANLTYLDISLNDLHGLLTEEHFAEMASLETLDLSQNPLLKIHVDSEWKTPFKLRDANFSLCIMGPLFPAWLQWQVNLTYLDISSSGITDKLPDWFTTAFSAMDFLDIFNNSIYGELPENMEDMSLTQFFLDSNRLTGPIPSLPRNIIYLDISMNSLSGPFPSNLGAPGLETLLMFSNGIVGHLPESICHSQKLIVLDLANNLLVGELHSCSRMESLRYLLLSNNSFSGPFPPFVQSCKNLGFLDLAWNNLSGTLPTWIGNLVQLQFVRLSYNMFSGKIPVIITKLKFLHHLNLAGNNISGSIPLGISNLTAMTRIAGQELKYGVGISDMVSIDLSFNGLTGIIPEEIASLDALLNINVSWNRLSGKIPENIGAIQSLESLDLSKNMLSGEIPSSLSKITYLSFLNLSENNLTGRIPPGSQLDTLYQEHPSIYDGNSGLCGPPLQKNCSTNGTSTQDDQNRTGHGFEPMSFRFGLVLGLILGLWLALFTLLFMKAWRIAYFRLFDKLYDQIYVFVVVKWKRFSRARTTD